ACTGATATTGGAAACTTGCGTTTGAATACCATTAACGGGGTGCTCAGGTATCGGGACGGCATTGACTGTCGAGTTCTGAAAAATCTCCATATTTACTCCCTATCCATACTGCCAGCAATTGTCCGCGTAGTAGTATTGGTTTATAGACAATCAATAACTGCAAATAAAATCATTTATTGATCTAATTAATAATTTATCAACCTCAGTCATTTTAATTATTAGTTTATATATGATTTAAGCGCCATAAACTGACTATCATATTTCGCTCAAAGTTGAATGAATTATGATGAAGAGGGACGGGCAAAAAAAACCTGTATGTTGACTATTAACAGAAATAGTAAACATACAGGGATTGGGGGATGATACCGGTCAGATATCCTTAGTGACGCTGTCGGTGGAATCAGTCAAAAAGTGGCATCCAGTAGACCGATTTTTTTGGCAGAGAAATTTGCGGCATATTTTGCAGTCGTTTCACTTTCTTCATCGCCTCCCCTCCCTGTTGGCTGGTTACTGCTTCATAGCAACAACCGACAAAAGCACAGGAATCGCGATAATGCTTCACTTCATGCAGACAGGCAGTAGCCTTATCCATTTGACTGCATCTGGCAAACAAAATGGCCAGTAAACAATTAATAATAATATCACAGGAGCTGTCGCAGCCTTTCATTTCAGTCGCATAGGCGATCGCTGCCGTCGTATCGCCGACCAGCGTCAGGATAACAGCGTGCAATATTTTTGCGGCGAAGAAGTCAGAATTCAGCGACAGGGCCACCCCGGTCATAATTTGCGCCTTATCGTACTGCTGATTCTGAACCAGGTAGCAGGCATAATAGTAGTAAACTTCGGCACTTAATGGAGACAGGATTATCGCCAGCTGAAAATCTGATTCCTTCTTCCTGGTATACATATCGCGGCACATTAGCGTTTTCATCGAAATGGCCAGCGCATTACAAGGCTCATCAACCAGGACTTTATCGGTAATTAGCGTAATTATTTCCTCCGCCTTTTCATACTTCATCAAACCGAGACTGGCGAGAGAAAAATAGCAACCTGCAAGATGACATAACGTGATGGAATCATAATTACCCAGCAACAAAGAGTTCGAATCAATGTTTTTATAATACTCGTAAAGAAAAAAAGAGTAGTTGTTATAATGACTCTTTATCTGGCATAGCTTATTGTTAGCAGAAACCAGCGCTTTAGCAAATTCTTTAGTTTCGCAATGAGATATTTTATGCAGCAACAAGGAAACAATATTATTAAATCTTACGAGGTTAATAGAGTTATCATCAGACAGCACCACCGAATCACGAAAAACCACGGTTAACAACGTGCTATCAATAAGTTCCACTTTGATAACAGTATCTGACCCGGTTTTCAGTTCAATGCCGGTCAGAAAATAACGGACTCCAGTCGCCCTCAGACTATTAAAGCTTTCGGTCAGATTATGGCTATTTACCGTTAATACTGATGGCAAAAAGCGAAAGCCCTTTTCCTCAAAAATCGCGCTGTGATTGATAATAAAATCAAATATCATCATCGACAACGTTTTGTCTTGCATTACAAAGGGGAAAATAGCCAGAGTATCCTTCTTATCGATCTTTTCTTCCCCGGCTAACCGCGCAACCCGGGTTACGTTCATTACGAAAAGGTAACCCTTGCCATATACCGTATTAATATAACGATATGATGAACTCTCGCCAAGTAATTTCCTCAGAACATATATGCAACGGGAGAGAGATTCATCAGAAACCTCCCCCCCTTTCCATGTAAGCATACCTGTTTTAGTTCCACACACTTTTTGAGAGTTCCGGTTTTTCAGCCATCAGCCGGTATTCTTCCGGCGTCAGGTTATTCAGGGATTCATGAGGCCGCTCGCTGTTGTATTCCGTCAGCCAGCGCTCTGTGATTTCCCGTGCTTCATTCAGCGTTCTGAACAGATAAAAATCCAGGATTTCTGTCCGGTACGTCCGGTTAAAGCGTTCGATAAAGGCATTCTGTGTCGGTTTGCCTGGCCTGATAAATTCCAGCATCACGCCATGGTCCTCAGCCCATTGTGCCAGAGCCAGTGATATCAGCTCCGGGCCGTTATCCATCCGCATCTTCAGCGGATATCCACGGTTTGCCACTATCCTGTCCAGCACCCGCACAACCCGCTGCGCCGGGATATTCAGGTCAATTTCTATGGCCAGAGCCTCACGGTTAAAATCATCCACGACGTTGAAAGTCCGAAAACGTCGCCCACATGTCAGCGCGTCGTGCATAAAATCAATCGACCAGCTCTGGTTGAGTGCTTCCGGCGTTGCCAGAGGAGCCGGATTGCGCACCGGAAGACGTTGTTTCCCCTTGCGGCGAAAATTGAGTTTCAGCAGGCAGTAAATCCGGTGAACACGCTTATGATTCCAGGCGTTACCCTGCCTGCGAAGTACCTGAAAAAGCTTCTTAAATCCGTATCGCGGATAGCGTTCTGCCAGTTCAGTCAGCGCCAGGATCACCGGTTCATCACGCCGGGTATCGGGCTGATAAAAATACACCGTCCTGCTCAGCGATACTGTCCTGCATGCCTGGCGGATGCTCATGGAAAATTGTGCAGTCAGATAGCTGACAAGCTCCCGCTTTATCGCTGGTTTTAGAGCTTTTTTTCGATAACGTCCTTCAGCGCCCGGCATTCCAGACTCAGGTCGGCGAACATCTGCTTCAGGCGACGATTCTCGTCTTCAAGATCTTTCATCTTTTTGATATCTGAAGCCTCCATTCCGCCGTACTTTGCTTTCCAGTTGTAATAGCTGGCTTCGGATATTGCCGCTTCGCGGCAGACGTCCTTAACGGTACGTCCGGCTTCGACAGACTTCAGAACGGCAATGATCTGGTGTTCGGTGAATCGGGCTTTACGCATGGCGATCTCCTCAGAGGACATAATCAGTATGTCGGAAGATCTCTAAAAGTGAATGGACCGTTTTATCGGGATACTTACATCCACACTTCTCTGATGATATGATCTTTAGTAATTACCTCCCCTGCATTTTTAACTAATAACAGCAACACCGCCATTTCCTTAGGTGGGACAGTAACAATCCTGTCATTGTGATACAGGACCTGATCACCACAAAGGGTAAAGTCACTGAAACGATAATTTTCCATGTCAATTTATCCATTTATTGTTAAACAAGGCTTTCTAACAAATGTTATCAGCTGCAGCGCCATCTCAAAGACTAAGCATGACAAGCCAGGCAGATGTGCGACTATAAAAAAGATAACATAACGGGGTCAATTTAAATGTGAAATCATACGATAATTATCGATTTATAAGCGCCTTACCAGCCATCCGCTAACATGATATTAGCAAACAGTATAAAGAAATAACTTTATAGTAATCTAAAAACACGGCGGGGTAATATACCTGATATCACCCTGAAATATATCTATACACCTCAGAATATTATTTCTTTTTTGCAATGCAAATAACCTGTTTTTGCTTTATCAAAAAGAATTTTTGAGCTTTTATTAGTTTCAGAGGGCGTAATCATAGAGCAGAGTTCTTGCAGGCGTTTTTCATCCCGTAAAACAATATTAAGCTCATCCCAGAAAAGCCGTTTTTGCTGCTCACTGAGTCTGGCCAGCTGCTTACGAAGTTCCGTCTGGTGTCGTTCTTTGCT
This is a stretch of genomic DNA from Winslowiella toletana. It encodes these proteins:
- a CDS encoding IS3 family transposase (programmed frameshift); this encodes MRKARFTEHQIIAVLKSVEAGRTVKDVCREAAISEASYYNWKAKYGGMEASDIKKMKDLEDENRRLKQMFADLSLECRALKDVIEKKPLKPAIKRELVSYLTAQFSMSIRQACRTVSLSRTVYFYQPDTRRDEPVILALTELAERYPRYGFKKLFQVLRRQGNAWNHKRVHRIYCLLKLNFRRKGKQRLPVRNPAPLATPEALNQSWSIDFMHDALTCGRRFRTFNVVDDFNREALAIEIDLNIPAQRVVRVLDRIVANRGYPLKMRMDNGPELISLALAQWAEDHGVMLEFIRPGKPTQNAFIERFNRTYRTEILDFYLFRTLNEAREITERWLTEYNSERPHESLNNLTPEEYRLMAEKPELSKSVWN
- a CDS encoding winged helix-turn-helix domain-containing protein; the protein is MENYRFSDFTLCGDQVLYHNDRIVTVPPKEMAVLLLLVKNAGEVITKDHIIREVWM